The genomic window TTGCACCCTACATTTCCTAAGAGACATTCTCCTTTGACATGACTTCTTGACACGTTTGAAATGCTTTAAACCGTCTACGCAGGAGATTCCTTCAACATGCCAAGGCACGTTTACCTACGCTGTCAAAAGGACTCCCAACAACGATGTCATGACTGGAGACAATTATACAGATATTTTATGTGGCAACTCAACATGCGATGTTGTTGTTAATGAAGATGCCCACAGAATAAATCTCAGAGTTTTGGAAAATGAAACTTTGCTTGCGCAGGACTCTGTTTATGTTCCAGCCACTGGAGAAAGTGAGTGTTAATGCTAttgattttgcttttttaatggGTAACCACAATTTATGGGGTCATATTGCTTCATTTTAATGGAACAGTGCTTTGAAGTGATGCATGTTAGTGGTTTGGCATCATGCACTTTGCTTCTTTTCACTTGATTTCCATTGGCAGGCCTCCCACAAGTTACTGACATCCGGACCTCAACCCTTGAAGGTGTTATTCTGGTCAGCTGGAAGGCTCCTGTTGAGCTTGTCAGTGGTTACATGATTGACTGGACCCACAATGGAAATCTTTATTACTGGAAGGAGagcaaacacactaacacaacaCTGTTTGGTAAGTTAGACAACAGACATTAAATAGATAATGAGTAAGCACTTGATGGGCAGTACCATGAAGAGATTGAGCTTTGTGGATGTACAGTAAGATGCCATCCAACCCATCGCTGACGCACGATGACTTAACTTTTGATCAATTTTTGTCTGATCTCTCATCAACTGGGTGTGGCAAATAATGGATTCACTAATGGGAATCTATTCAAAGTTGTTCTGTGATGCATTAGCTAGAAAGATCTTATCATTTCAAAATGAGGAGTTTTCCAGAAAGGCAATAGCAGAGAAATTCTACAGTCTGCTCCTCGGCTCTCCTGCATAAgtacatttaattcaattatgTTCAGTTCACTATGTTGAGGGAACTTTCTATTCCACTATGCTGCTTTACACTTTTGTAAATCAAAAACTTCACAGACAACTTCATAAAAATTGTATTGGAGCTGCGACTAACCATATTAGTTGCAATTTCATAGCAATCCATTTAGCAGCAATTTCAGTTTGTACCAATAACTAAACAGCACTGCCATacaaacaataacacaacagtcttccttttttttacaGGCCTCCTGGAAAAGATGCCATACAATATCACAGTAACTCCGCTCTTTGATAATGAGACAGGTCATGGGACACAAGTCCACCGGGTCTGCTCCCGAGTTGGAGGTACAGCGTTCATCAGATTCTCTTTCTTTACAATTCAGAAAAGTTATTTCTGGATGTTTTATCAGTCTAATTTTGACAACGTGTTCCCGACAGATCCAGGGAATGTCACGATTATCAGTGTTGAAGCTAATGACAAAAGCGTCTTTGTGAGCTGGAATACAAAGTCACAGGAGGAATGCAGCGGTGCAGTCATCAACTACACCGTTTTCTTCGGTGCACAGAACGGACCAATGCTCAGTAAGTCCCACAAACACTTGAACCAGGTTTTGTGAACACGTCTATGTCTCTAAAAAGTGTGTTGATCATATTTCTGCGTTGGTTAGATGTTACAGTAGATAGCACAAGGCGGGACATCAATTTGAAAGAGCTCCATCCAAACACCCAATACAGCGTCTACGTCGAGGCCACAGCTCTTACTGGAAGCACCAAAAGCAGCGCGAGGCTCTTTAAAACCAAACGATTTGGTAAGTAGCTTGTAAGTTCTGCTTGTGTACACACAAGACAGTTTCAGTTTGGAAATCTGTGGTTTTGAAATATCACAATAAATATTACACATGCATCACATGCATGTATGAGCACAACATCAGCGCTCTAACGGGAATCTATAGGCTTTCACACGGAAACAAGCATTGTTGATCTTGCTTGGTAGCAACAGTTTTTAGCAAGCATAGTAATAGCTATTGCACAGGCTCTGATTAAAAACCAGCACAAAGACAGGTGGATGGGAATGCACTTGTTGTTCGAGACATGGCTCCTGCATCCAGTCACCTAAAACAACTGTTCTACAGGGGCCTCACTCGTGGTAACTTTGCATATATTGATGTGACCGTATGCTGATGGATCAGCAAAATTTGCAAATGCACTTTTCTATGAAAAATAAGCAGTCGAGTCAGGGAAGGTGCGTTAATGTGTCCACCTTCAGGAGTGGATTGTTGTGGTAAGGAAACAATTCGCGGAGCAGTGTGAAATCTTGCAGTGTTTGTCTTGGCTTTCCCGAAAAGGTTGGAATCAGCACTGCAAACCTTTGCACATTGTTTGTCTTGTCAGTTGATGAATTTCAGCTACACAAACAAATCTCCTGTGTCACAGTCATGCTTTGGCATGTCAGGTCGACACGCTCACAGCAGCTATTGAAGATAAAATAACCCATTCTCCCTCATGAGTGAAGAAAACAGTCTTGTACCTGATCAGTTCAGTAGGCTTGGGTTTTGTTCTTACTCAAAAACATGGTAGCAAATGGGAGGAAATATTTCATATACAATATCTTGGCTTAATCTGCATCAATTAAATGACCCTATTTCTGTATGTGCTACTTGCAGTAATAGAGTGTCACACTTACTTATATTATGTTTTAGCACAACTGTTACCATAGTTACTACAACACCTCCGCCTAAGGACCTTAAAGGAGGAAGGATTATTCCTTTTCATAGCCTGGGGCTAAGATCAATTAAAGAAgtgctgcagcttttttcctgGCAAAGTGAGGGAATTATCCAGGAGACCAAACAAATAAGGTGATAGGCTGATACGAGGTCTGGGAACAATAAGAAGCCTACTCAACaagctgaaaacagacattaaaccAACAGTATGAAGATTTATTCCAAAGTTGTGTGTAATTTCTGCATAATTTATAACACGATTCTATAATATTCTTATTAGCTGTATAGTGTCAGCTAACCATGAACCTAACCACATTATTACTCACGCAGCATGTCATTAAAGCAATATCTTAAGTAACCCAGATGTTATGTAGAACGTTATCTGTGATTGTTTCTTTGAAATTCAGTTTGGAAGAAGTGATTCATCTTCTGTCTTATGCTTTTTCTGATAGATCCCAGGCTCCCTCTAGCACTCGGTGTCTGCGGAAGCATCATTATAGTGCTTGTGTTGTCTCTGGGGTTATTCTGTGCTATTCAGTAAGTTTCCGTCTTTTATTGTCACTGATAATTTTGTATATCacataaaaatagatttttatatGATAAAACACTAGGAAGGGTCCTTGTCTGCAGTAACGGAGggcaaaatataaaactttctgtttatttatgacCACACAGtcttgaaaaacattttctaatgaTGCTAATATTCTGCTTTTAAGGTGGAAGAAGTTCAGCGAGAAACCAGTACCGAACCCAGGCCTCAGCTCGGTGGCGTTATGGTCATCACCGAATCATCAAAAGGTGAAATCAGGAGTTGGGAGGAATTGATTACAACCATAAAAAAGTAGTAGAGAGAGTGACATGATGCTAGgttgtttttagaaaaaaaacatattgatatTTTCTGCTTTACTGAGCGATTTCATGTCTCCAAGctcaaatggaaaatgaataaattgaGAAAATATGATGCAGTTTTGTCTATAATGAAATACACTTAGTTACAGCTGTGCTGACAGTTGTatttacacacataaaaatctaaagaatttaaattaaatgttaagaCACACTATCCCTAAGATAGTCCCAAAATGTATTAGAAATCAGGGCACATCGAGTCCAAAAGATCTATATTAAATATCAAACCAAATAGGattaaatgttgtcttttaGAGTAGGTCTTgtagtttaaaatgtattatattcTGTTTATATAATCTAAGGTTTTCACGTGGTAACACCTGTAGTCTTTTTGTTCtccctctgtatgtgtgtgcctgtgtgtgactGGGTGGATACAGTGGATGCGCTCCTTCCAGCCATTCAGTAATCCATCTGAAAGCCCCTTTGACCAGATTTTCACAGAGGAACATCAGAAAACATCCACCTCTCCACTCGCTGCCAGCTGCACTATTAACCCAGCCAGTGAGCAGACAGAGGAATACGCTGACCCAGCTATAGTTGACAAGTCAGTTGAACAGCATTTGCGATCACCTGGAGAATCCACAGCTCTGATGTCTTTAGAGAACCGCCCATTCAGTCCGTACCGGAGCCAGAGTTCTGTGGAAAGCTCTGCCTCGATGACTGTTAAACAATTTAAACGTGTTCcagtgaaacagacagagaggactGCACCCGTGACCGTTTACGTTACTTTGGATATGTATGAACAAGGTCAGAGCAGGTGAGACAAATcgaaaaataaatttaaaaaaagaaatgttccaGGGATCAAGATAAGTGGAGCAGCACTAAATAAAGGTGATGCAGGCGATTCTTTCTAAACATTTccatgttagtgtgtgtgacagtCTTTTACTTGTCACTATTTCCATTATGAAATCAAGTAAGTGGGAAAGATCGTAATCTCTCGTCAAGTGTCATCGCCCAGAACATAAAACGGgatgtttttatgtaaatagaAGTACATTTAGCTACTGTTAAGTCTTTACTATTATAAACCTATAATATTTATAGCAAAACAATGGGTGTAGCTGCTTTATTACATCAACTTAAGATACAGATCTGCTATCTGATGTTACACAGCAAATGTCTTCCGTTTGAAAATGACAAAGGATTATAATTTGGGTTGAGCACTGACAGCATCTACCGTATGCAGTAATGTGGGCCAAACGTTAAGTTATattctttttactttatctGTGACACTGGTGCCAGCATTATGCAGTAGAGGCTGCAAGAATGTAAAAtagtatgtacatgtacagtttgtataatatgatattatattataaccCTATCCAGTTTGTGCTGTTATAGCATGCCGATGTAAATGGAGGAACAGCTGTTTAGTTGCAATGCTAGCTATGTATTATAAAAAGAATCTCTGTGCTTCAGTGATGCTATCACTTGTagaaacaacagtaaactgCCTTGAAACTGTAAAGCTGTCActcattgttttacatttaggtGTCACACGTTATGATGATATGGGCTGTGCACGACTCAGATAATGGATTTGCATTTATAGTTTGTTGGTGAGATAGTAAAGTCAATTTTTGTATGAACTAAGAATAATTATAGAACTTCACTCTTTTCACAGCCATAATCTAATGAATAACACAGATTTGTTTCAACAATAATAATCCTATATTTGTGAAAAGGCTCAAAGTTAAGcactgaaacagaaaatcatATCGAAAAAGAATGAGTAACAAtggtaaaatgaaaacatgttaatcagtttcaaTGGTATCTTGTCCATGCATGCTTTTGTGACAGTAACATCAGATCAGTAACATAATACTCACTGGCTTAAGCAGAAAAGTACTTACGGGAAAGATGATCTGAGAAAGGCTGCTGATAGATAAATGCACTGACTACTTGCCAAAGCCTGTGAGTTTGGGAACAGgcccaaaataaataaatcttttcacagaaaaaacataacatctgtgtgtctttgaaaATATCATGTAGAAAGACATGGTGCAGATGGTACTGTATAGCCAGATTATTCAACTGAACCACTGACCATTCAGAACATGGCCAATACTCCCACATTATTTCATCCACTAAAACAAGTGTTAATTTTACAGTAGGTGGCAAATGCATATGTTAAATTCTCTTCaatgcaaatacagtataattattgTACAATTCATGGCACCACTTATACATATTCACTCTAACCACACTCCACTGGCCTTTGTTCCTGTATTTTGCACAATGACATTGAAGTTTAATCTCAACTACTctagttatttattttctagGTTTTATGTCCTATATATTTTAAAGCTGtatttaaatcaatattttaaaactctgaaactcttaaaataaatagaaaactgttttcagtcatttcacGCGTGTACCTGCAGGTGGCAGTGTGACACAGGTTGTCGTCAGAACTACAAACATGAACAAGCAGAATAAGAAGGCTAGCTCCCGTGGTTTAGCTTAGGCTAGCTAGCTCGTTTGTTGACTGCTGCAGTAACGCTATGCTAGCTAATTGCTAATAATCCGAATTAAAGGAAAACAGACTCGGGATATAACATCATAACTGGGATGCTGATTTACCGTGAGTCGTAATAACCTATGCTTCGTGTAGGTACCCGCCAGCCCGTCAGACGTTTGACTGGGCTTAAATTTCTTAGATGATTCATCTGAATGAGCAGCTAAAGGGCTCTGCGTCCGCGGTGCTTGGGTGAACCGAAACCTGGGATCACCGTGGTCTGAGAGAGGGAACACGAAGCAacaggctaacgttagctagtaATACGAAGCTTTTACCAACGACTCGCAACACCAAAAACACCTGCAAACATGTCGCACACCGGACCTCCACCTCGATGGCGGAATTGCCCCAGACGAGGACAACCTGTGGCAGGTGAGGAAGAGAGTTAACGATGTAACGTTAGATTAACTCGCTTGATGTAAACAACGCTAACGCTATTGCTAATAGCTAACTTACAGTGGTGCAGCTCATGTGGTTGTCGCACAGTAACTTATGTGGGTAGAGCACGACTGTGGTGTTATGTTGTGGTCAAATGTCCTGATATAGTATATACAAACAGCACCTGGAAATTGTAATTCATAATTAGCtagttaaacaaacaacactaGCAAAACATCACAGCATGACAACATAAGCTAAAAGTATGGTTCaaattagtattattttatttaaaccaagCAGTGATTCCCGTGAATTGAACAACAGACCTTATTGCAGGTTTTGCAGCTTAGATTATCTTAACGAGTATTTGTATTTGCCATTTGTTTAGGGGCAAactttaatttgtcaaaaaatcAAGTGGAGTTTGGTGTGATACTCTTAGGGCGCAAGATATCCAC from Anabas testudineus chromosome 24, fAnaTes1.2, whole genome shotgun sequence includes these protein-coding regions:
- the LOC113149205 gene encoding interleukin-31 receptor subunit alpha-like is translated as MCHFLVLFIVGLTSSVCKGQHAKPCNVVPKDQYIKAGSDTEVVCQTSCVPGKVYWTLNNRPIDESLSKTVNSSHTVLTLRNFTHPNATLQCHSADTQQILGGTYIRTYSKPNKLSCFLHYENEDQTGVPRLLTCNWEHQIISSLTISYTILYATLSRPSEISEICSSHETTCTCKDKVRVTVKGIATVRAQTEKWVHYSDPYEFYPYNILKMSRPQVEVTAFSDHLLVKWIRSVSSETCHCQVKYDKALSDGTPVVINKTLEPRQDGKEIIENVDSCTKYKILVRCAIDKAPWSNWSREKTVLTKLNKRHVNLRLWRKIAKPEENGFRKVHAMWTEIPSTCQGTFTYAVKRTPNNDVMTGDNYTDILCGNSTCDVVVNEDAHRINLRVLENETLLAQDSVYVPATGESLPQVTDIRTSTLEGVILVSWKAPVELVSGYMIDWTHNGNLYYWKESKHTNTTLFGLLEKMPYNITVTPLFDNETGHGTQVHRVCSRVGDPGNVTIISVEANDKSVFVSWNTKSQEECSGAVINYTVFFGAQNGPMLNVTVDSTRRDINLKELHPNTQYSVYVEATALTGSTKSSARLFKTKRFDPRLPLALGVCGSIIIVLVLSLGLFCAIQWKKFSEKPVPNPGLSSVALWSSPNHQKWMRSFQPFSNPSESPFDQIFTEEHQKTSTSPLAASCTINPASEQTEEYADPAIVDKSVEQHLRSPGESTALMSLENRPFSPYRSQSSVESSASMTVKQFKRVPVKQTERTAPVTVYVTLDMYEQGQSR